A genomic window from Salvia splendens isolate huo1 chromosome 11, SspV2, whole genome shotgun sequence includes:
- the LOC121755239 gene encoding arabinogalactan protein 1-like: MATQQLVVVALIIFFAAAATAEEPSVPAATVDIAPAAAAAGVDPTAVIGALSGAAADAAPIGGPVPQGVFKSLPPSAAGGLPTAGAAAVGANAAAAVAVAAGAGIVGSFYFL; the protein is encoded by the coding sequence ATGGCAACACAACAACTGGTTGTGGTTGCCTTGATCATTTTCTTCGCAGCCGCGGCGACCGCCGAAGAGCCGAGCGTTCCTGCTGCCACAGTCGACATCGCCCCTGCCGCTGCTGCAGCTGGGGTGGACCCCACCGCGGTGATAGGCGCTCTCAGTGGGGCAGCGGCTGACGCTGCCCCCATCGGAGGCCCGGTTCCGCAAGGAGTCTTCAAGAGCCTCCCGCCATCGGCAGCTGGCGGCTTGCCTACCGCGGGTGCTGCAGCGGTCGGTGCTAACGCTGCCGCGGCTGTGGCGGTGGCCGCCGGCGCTGGCATTGTTGGGTCATTTTACTTCTTGTAA